In one Pirellulales bacterium genomic region, the following are encoded:
- a CDS encoding DNRLRE domain-containing protein: protein ISLNPVADAFVSSANPDNNYGGAGALEVSAAGLPKGQFESLLQFDLSSAKNSFDSTFGAGHWSVQSVSLQLTAASPNSSLFNTLAAGQFAVSWMQNDSWMEGTGTPAAPGSTGITFNSLPSFLSASDQSLGTFIFSGSTSATASYSLTLASGLSGDVVTGGLTSLLLEATDTTMSGLFNSRSFTTVASRPLLTINAVAVPEPASWILAALGVGGMIVLGHRLARSSTFDRLNGEVKCSV from the coding sequence ATCAGCTTGAACCCGGTGGCCGATGCCTTTGTCTCGTCCGCGAACCCCGACAACAACTATGGCGGGGCAGGCGCGCTGGAAGTCTCAGCCGCCGGACTCCCGAAGGGTCAGTTCGAGTCTCTTTTGCAGTTCGACTTATCAAGCGCCAAGAACAGCTTTGACTCGACCTTCGGAGCGGGACATTGGTCCGTTCAGTCCGTGTCGTTGCAACTGACTGCCGCATCGCCGAACAGCTCCCTATTCAATACGTTGGCGGCAGGTCAATTCGCCGTGAGTTGGATGCAGAACGACTCCTGGATGGAAGGAACGGGAACTCCCGCGGCGCCAGGCTCGACAGGAATCACCTTCAATTCACTCCCGTCGTTTCTTTCCGCGAGCGATCAGTCTTTAGGGACATTCATCTTCAGCGGCTCGACATCCGCGACCGCGAGCTATTCGCTGACATTGGCATCAGGATTGTCTGGGGACGTAGTTACTGGTGGCCTTACCAGCCTACTTCTCGAAGCGACTGATACGACGATGTCCGGTCTCTTCAACTCCCGATCATTTACTACGGTCGCAAGTCGCCCGCTCTTGACGATTAACGCGGTTGCCGTTCCAGAACCCGCTTCGTGGATTCTCGCCGCCCTGGGCGTCGGAGGCATGATAGTTTTGGGCCATCGCTTGGCCCGAAGTTCGACATTTGACCGACTAAATGGGGAAGTGAAATGTTCAGTCTAG
- a CDS encoding DUF1559 domain-containing protein: MSNELSHDANHGMFLDTHVPILANRSTRRWAFTLVELLVVVAIIGALVAILLPAVQAARESSRRLHCQNNLRQLAIATLNFESGKRKFPPGVNQEFFTVAPVYRGSSLFVHILPQLEETNVQRAWDFSDPMTNTVGGPSARTATVLPMLLCPSDLIDQNPVQQNGLFYGLTSYGGNGGSQSYFPSSASADGIFHTAGAASEPNPNQRAVRLSEITDGTSKTLLLGERRHDDPNFESFAAQGWADSLTTWGWWGPSGGRKAIGHVTMSAYSPINYQLPFNTASAANVSPPADSGTAFQHYVDLRLCAWGSKHADGANFAMADGAVRFMSTDTSMQVLKNLATRAGGETVQTP, encoded by the coding sequence TTGTCTAACGAACTCAGTCACGATGCGAACCACGGCATGTTTCTCGATACACACGTTCCGATCCTAGCGAACCGCAGTACCCGCCGCTGGGCCTTTACTTTGGTCGAATTGCTCGTCGTCGTCGCCATCATCGGAGCGTTGGTCGCGATTCTCCTTCCCGCGGTTCAGGCCGCGCGAGAATCGAGCCGGCGACTACACTGCCAAAACAATCTGCGGCAGCTCGCGATTGCGACCTTGAACTTTGAGTCCGGCAAGCGAAAATTCCCGCCGGGCGTGAATCAGGAGTTTTTCACCGTTGCACCGGTCTACCGCGGATCCTCTTTGTTTGTGCACATTCTTCCTCAATTGGAGGAAACGAATGTGCAGCGAGCATGGGACTTCAGCGATCCGATGACCAATACGGTCGGCGGTCCTTCGGCAAGAACCGCGACGGTGCTCCCGATGCTGCTTTGCCCGTCGGACCTCATTGACCAGAACCCCGTCCAACAAAACGGCTTGTTCTACGGACTGACGAGTTACGGCGGAAACGGCGGCAGCCAGTCCTATTTTCCGTCATCGGCGAGCGCTGACGGCATATTCCATACAGCGGGTGCGGCGTCGGAACCAAATCCAAATCAACGAGCCGTGCGGCTGTCGGAAATCACCGACGGCACGAGCAAAACGCTGCTGCTCGGCGAACGGCGCCACGACGACCCAAACTTTGAATCGTTCGCCGCCCAGGGATGGGCGGACTCGTTAACAACCTGGGGCTGGTGGGGACCTTCGGGCGGCCGCAAGGCGATCGGCCATGTGACCATGAGCGCCTATAGCCCGATCAATTATCAGCTCCCGTTTAATACTGCGTCCGCCGCGAATGTGTCGCCGCCGGCCGACAGTGGCACCGCGTTTCAGCATTATGTCGACCTGCGGCTCTGTGCATGGGGAAGCAAGCACGCCGACGGAGCCAACTTCGCGATGGCAGACGGTGCCGTCCGATTCATGAGCACTGACACTTCCATGCAGGTCCTGAAAAACCTGGCGACTCGCGCCGGCGGCGAAACGGTTCAGACGCCGTAG
- a CDS encoding M28 family peptidase yields the protein MSESHRPTVLRAAIVTAGLLMAAFLELDRAQVSAAAPQQRVSAFRLEDIPFDGRQAYEYLKQICAIGPRPSGSRGMVVQQKQIADHFQKLGGQVSIQQFQASNPLDGNPVPMANLIVQWHPDRTERILLCTHYDTRPYPDRDGRNPGGTLLGANDGASGVALLMELGKWMPRLESKYGIDFALFDGSQFVFKEGTRKKEGDPHFLGAEYFARTYAGAAAPFKYRWGLLLDMIGNEDLQVYEEFNSMSYRNTRPLVEDIWRVAYKTGVREFIATRKDSVSDDHLNLNEIAKIPTCAVIDFDYPYWRTEQDTPLHCSPLALAKVGWVMLEWLKQAK from the coding sequence ATGTCAGAATCACACCGCCCGACCGTTTTGCGTGCCGCCATCGTGACTGCCGGCCTGCTAATGGCCGCTTTCTTGGAACTCGATCGCGCTCAGGTCTCTGCCGCAGCGCCCCAGCAGCGAGTCTCCGCGTTTCGTTTGGAAGACATCCCTTTCGATGGACGGCAAGCCTACGAATACCTCAAGCAGATTTGCGCGATTGGCCCGCGGCCCAGCGGCTCCCGCGGCATGGTCGTTCAGCAGAAGCAGATCGCGGACCATTTCCAGAAACTCGGCGGCCAAGTGAGCATCCAGCAATTCCAGGCGTCCAATCCGTTGGACGGCAACCCCGTGCCGATGGCCAATTTAATCGTCCAGTGGCATCCCGATCGGACCGAGCGAATTCTCCTATGCACTCATTATGACACGCGGCCATATCCCGATCGCGACGGGCGCAACCCCGGTGGTACACTGCTCGGCGCGAACGACGGGGCGAGCGGTGTCGCCCTGTTGATGGAGCTGGGCAAATGGATGCCGAGGCTGGAAAGCAAATACGGCATCGATTTCGCGCTCTTCGACGGATCGCAGTTCGTTTTCAAAGAGGGAACGCGGAAGAAGGAAGGAGACCCCCATTTTCTTGGCGCCGAGTACTTCGCCCGCACCTACGCTGGCGCCGCCGCGCCCTTCAAATACCGCTGGGGTTTGCTGCTCGACATGATCGGCAACGAGGATCTGCAGGTTTACGAAGAATTCAACAGCATGAGTTATCGCAATACCAGACCGCTCGTCGAGGACATTTGGCGAGTTGCTTATAAGACGGGCGTGCGCGAGTTCATCGCGACTCGCAAGGACTCCGTCTCCGACGATCACTTGAATTTGAACGAAATCGCCAAGATTCCGACTTGCGCCGTCATCGACTTCGACTACCCGTACTGGCGGACGGAGCAAGATACGCCACTGCACTGCTCGCCGCTCGCCCTGGCCAAGGTTGGCTGGGTCATGCTCGAATGGCTAAAGCAAGCGAAGTGA
- a CDS encoding TolC family protein yields MPFGPPAIKLASGSEEVPAPAPSAKKPAAVHADAYPIDLATALRLADAGNLQVAYAREQIRQALARADRADVLWLPSIRAGVGFNNHEGAIQNVAGGQINTNRGAVYFGAGATGYGNGSPTVPGIYANFSLADAIFQPLAAQQLIGCRQQAAAAVQNDTLLRVALAYLDLLRANQEATIAGESRDLTRQLADLTGNYAKAGEGLQADADRMQTELTVRLNDVERAAEGVQSASARLVQLLRLDPATPLNPLEPTIVPIEMAPVGMPLRQLIAEGLSQRPELAENRMLVGEAAARLRREEVAPLLPNVILGISEGDLSAGQGDSFANLQDRFDLDAIAYWELRNFGFGDRAAQHEVRSQMQQAQIRQFDVADQIAREVVESYAQIQSRRTEIETARRGIQSAIDSHRRNLERIQAAKGLPIEALQSVQALAQARREYLRTLIDYDAAQFSLYRALGSPVLHYADKTAPPSGNAQPGDREPIRAQTPSPGHD; encoded by the coding sequence ATGCCGTTCGGTCCTCCAGCTATCAAGCTGGCAAGCGGTTCCGAGGAGGTCCCCGCTCCCGCGCCGTCCGCGAAGAAACCCGCCGCCGTCCATGCAGATGCCTACCCGATCGATCTCGCGACCGCGCTGCGGCTGGCCGATGCCGGGAATCTGCAGGTCGCCTATGCCCGCGAGCAAATTCGGCAGGCGCTGGCGCGAGCCGATCGCGCCGACGTGCTTTGGCTTCCTTCGATCCGCGCCGGCGTCGGTTTCAATAATCACGAAGGCGCCATTCAAAATGTCGCCGGCGGCCAGATCAATACTAACCGTGGGGCAGTCTATTTCGGCGCCGGCGCGACCGGATACGGCAACGGCTCGCCGACGGTGCCGGGCATCTACGCGAACTTCTCGCTGGCCGATGCGATCTTCCAGCCCTTGGCCGCGCAGCAGCTTATTGGCTGCCGGCAACAGGCGGCGGCGGCAGTGCAAAATGACACGCTCCTGCGCGTCGCGCTGGCCTATCTCGATCTGTTGCGGGCCAATCAAGAGGCAACTATCGCTGGCGAAAGCCGCGATCTGACGCGGCAACTCGCAGATCTGACCGGCAACTACGCCAAGGCGGGCGAAGGTTTGCAAGCCGACGCCGATCGAATGCAAACGGAGCTGACGGTGCGACTCAACGACGTCGAGCGAGCTGCCGAAGGAGTGCAGTCAGCATCCGCTCGACTTGTCCAGTTGCTCCGTCTCGATCCGGCGACCCCCTTGAACCCGTTGGAGCCGACCATCGTGCCGATCGAAATGGCGCCCGTCGGCATGCCGCTCAGGCAGCTCATCGCCGAAGGGCTCTCGCAACGGCCCGAGTTGGCCGAGAACAGGATGTTGGTGGGTGAAGCGGCCGCGCGATTGCGGCGCGAGGAAGTTGCGCCGTTGCTTCCCAATGTGATTCTCGGCATCAGCGAAGGGGACCTGTCAGCCGGGCAGGGTGACTCGTTTGCCAATTTGCAGGATCGGTTCGACCTCGACGCGATCGCCTATTGGGAACTGCGAAACTTCGGTTTCGGGGACCGGGCAGCGCAACACGAAGTCCGCTCTCAGATGCAGCAAGCGCAGATCAGGCAATTCGACGTCGCCGACCAGATCGCCCGCGAAGTCGTCGAATCGTATGCGCAAATCCAATCGCGGCGCACGGAAATCGAAACGGCCCGGCGAGGGATCCAATCGGCCATCGATTCGCACCGCCGCAATCTCGAGCGGATCCAAGCGGCCAAAGGACTGCCGATCGAAGCCCTGCAATCGGTGCAGGCCCTAGCGCAAGCGCGGCGGGAATACCTCCGCACGCTGATCGATTACGACGCGGCACAGTTCTCCCTGTATCGCGCTCTCGGCTCGCCCGTATTGCATTACGCGGACAAAACGGCACCCCCGTCTGGAAACGCTCAACCGGGCGATCGCGAACCGATTCGCGCACAGACACCGTCACCCGGTCACGACTGA
- a CDS encoding efflux RND transporter periplasmic adaptor subunit, whose amino-acid sequence MQRNLFIALNGLATVLAGCGPPAAPVPPPAGAARVAVVTPQRKTLKYTVEEPGQIEGFEEAPLYAKLAAYVEKVNVDIGSQIKQGDVLAVLGIPELQKEYEQKVAAVKEARAAADQATAAVAVAHAAVTSAKAKLAQAKATTERTDSDFEARQSDYARTAELADKGAVTRKYADEIKNQMQAADAARKETAALIDSAKAIVAESEARELAAIADEAGARTKILGAEADQAHVKALLGYTEIRAPFAGVVTRRNVHPGYFVQPAEASGGKPLFAVARSDLLRVIVYVPETDAPFVSVDDNAEIRVPAMANKVVKEKVKRTSVALDATRNLRVEMDLKNDEQIWRPGQYIYVDLTAVRPDVLSVPAAAVFAEAGQSFCAAVTDGKIERKPVEAGIRSGGDVQIISGLKATDQVIAKDAANFRPGQAAEPVAAEQISRTAAP is encoded by the coding sequence ATGCAACGAAACCTGTTCATTGCTTTGAACGGCCTCGCGACGGTCCTCGCTGGTTGCGGTCCACCCGCGGCCCCCGTTCCGCCGCCGGCCGGCGCGGCCCGCGTCGCCGTCGTCACGCCGCAGCGAAAGACTTTGAAGTACACGGTCGAGGAGCCGGGACAGATCGAGGGATTCGAGGAGGCCCCGCTGTATGCCAAGCTGGCGGCCTATGTCGAGAAGGTCAACGTGGATATTGGCAGCCAGATCAAGCAAGGGGACGTTCTGGCCGTGCTCGGAATTCCCGAGCTGCAAAAGGAATATGAGCAGAAGGTCGCCGCCGTGAAGGAGGCCCGCGCGGCTGCGGATCAAGCTACGGCGGCGGTGGCCGTGGCCCACGCCGCCGTGACCAGCGCTAAGGCGAAGCTGGCCCAGGCCAAGGCGACGACCGAACGGACCGATTCCGATTTTGAAGCCCGGCAATCGGATTACGCGCGCACCGCCGAATTGGCCGACAAAGGCGCGGTGACTCGCAAATACGCCGACGAAATCAAGAACCAAATGCAAGCGGCAGACGCAGCCCGCAAGGAAACTGCGGCGCTCATCGATTCCGCCAAGGCCATCGTCGCGGAAAGCGAGGCCAGAGAGCTTGCCGCGATTGCCGACGAAGCGGGCGCGCGGACGAAGATTCTCGGGGCCGAGGCCGATCAGGCGCATGTCAAAGCGCTCCTCGGATACACCGAAATCCGTGCTCCATTCGCGGGAGTCGTCACGCGCCGCAATGTCCATCCTGGATACTTCGTTCAACCGGCGGAAGCCAGCGGCGGCAAACCGTTGTTCGCCGTGGCCCGCAGCGACTTGTTGCGCGTGATTGTGTATGTTCCAGAGACCGATGCGCCGTTCGTGTCGGTCGATGACAATGCTGAAATCCGCGTACCCGCGATGGCAAACAAAGTCGTTAAGGAAAAGGTCAAGCGAACGTCTGTCGCTCTGGACGCCACCCGGAACTTGCGCGTCGAAATGGATCTGAAGAATGACGAGCAAATCTGGCGGCCGGGGCAATATATCTACGTCGATCTGACCGCCGTGCGCCCCGACGTTCTTTCGGTCCCCGCGGCCGCAGTCTTTGCCGAAGCCGGACAGTCCTTTTGCGCGGCCGTGACGGACGGCAAGATCGAACGCAAGCCTGTTGAAGCGGGCATCCGCAGCGGCGGCGACGTTCAGATCATCTCCGGCTTGAAAGCGACCGATCAGGTTATCGCGAAGGATGCCGCCAACTTTCGCCCCGGACAAGCGGCGGAGCCTGTCGCCGCCGAACAAATCAGTCGCACGGCGGCGCCGTAG
- a CDS encoding efflux RND transporter permease subunit has protein sequence MGLILFALRRPITIMVAVIAIALSCALAIERMPVDIFPSLNLPVIYVAQPYGGMDPAQMEGLLTNYYEYHFLYIGGIHHVESKNIQGTALMKLYFHPGTDMAQAMAETINYVNRARAFMPPGTVSPFVMRFDTGSVPVGYLVLSSETRGLAEIQDLALFRVRPIFASLPGVSAPPPFGGSARSIVVRLKPDLLRSYRVTPDEVIAALSQGNTISPSGNLHVGDMYPIVPLNSMVRQIDELGNIPVRTGVNPAVYLSQISQIEDSMDIPTGYALANGRRAIYMLVTKRADASTLNVVSAVKAALPKMQAILPDDIHVVFEFDQSPYVTRSMWGLATEGALGAVFTGLMVLIFLRDWRSALIVVLNIPLALAAAVVALWLTGQTINLMTLGGLALAIGILVDEATVEIENIHIQLENTPNVARAVRLGNSQTAIPRFLAMLCILAVFLPSFFMQGAARALFIPLSLAVGFSMLASYVLSSTFVPVLSIWLLRHVKHSDPAFSRASWLDRLRGAYGRLCHRILPRRVVLVAGYLAASVAIIVLVGGRLGTEIFPLVDAGQFRLRLRAKDGTHFSKTEQITLEVLQLVKDKVGAGNVDTTLGYVGTIPSSYPINAVYQWSRGPEEAILLVSLKPGSRVDIERLKEELRDELAKKMPDLRCSFEPADIVNEVMSFGSPTPIDIAVSGPDFAESRKFSQKIYEQLKSIPALRDLQFAQSLDYPTVQVNVDREKAGMSGVTEGDVARSLVAVTSSSRFVLPNYWPDPKTGIGYQVQVEIPQAVTKSEKDLETIPIKTMLDKQLLLRDVADVQPGTMPGQFDRYNMKRQVGITANIVGADLGSVSRQVRNAIAAAGEPPKGSTVEIRGQIPPMQDMFSGLAIGLGLAVVVVFLLLSANFQSFKLALVAVSTAPAVIAGVILMLLVTRTTLNSQSFIGAIMAIGVAMANAILLVTFAEHRRREGASATDAAADGAASRLRAILMTSCAMIAGMIPMALGLGEGGGQTAPLGRAVIGGLAAATVATLLILPSVFALVQSRSPRRSASLDPDDPNSEHYKPAAE, from the coding sequence ATGGGATTGATTCTCTTTGCTCTTCGTCGGCCGATCACGATCATGGTGGCCGTGATCGCGATTGCTCTTAGCTGCGCGCTCGCTATCGAGCGGATGCCGGTCGACATCTTTCCGAGCCTGAATCTACCGGTAATATACGTGGCCCAGCCTTACGGCGGCATGGATCCGGCGCAGATGGAGGGCCTGCTCACCAATTACTACGAGTATCACTTTCTCTACATCGGCGGCATCCATCACGTCGAGAGCAAAAACATCCAGGGCACTGCCCTGATGAAGCTCTATTTTCATCCCGGCACCGACATGGCCCAGGCCATGGCCGAGACGATCAACTACGTCAATCGCGCTCGGGCGTTCATGCCGCCGGGTACCGTTTCGCCGTTCGTCATGCGGTTCGACACGGGAAGTGTCCCGGTCGGCTACCTCGTGCTCTCCAGCGAGACGCGCGGCCTGGCTGAGATTCAGGATTTGGCGTTGTTTCGAGTCCGGCCGATCTTTGCGAGTTTGCCCGGTGTGTCGGCCCCGCCGCCGTTCGGTGGTAGCGCGCGGTCGATCGTCGTGCGCCTCAAGCCCGACTTGCTCCGCTCGTATCGTGTGACGCCGGACGAAGTGATCGCCGCACTATCCCAGGGAAACACGATCAGCCCCTCGGGCAATCTGCACGTCGGCGATATGTATCCGATTGTGCCGCTCAACTCGATGGTCCGCCAGATCGACGAGTTGGGAAACATCCCGGTCCGCACCGGCGTCAATCCGGCCGTTTATTTGAGCCAAATCAGCCAGATCGAAGACTCGATGGACATCCCCACCGGCTACGCGCTGGCCAACGGCCGGCGGGCGATCTACATGCTAGTCACCAAACGTGCCGACGCCTCGACGCTCAACGTGGTAAGTGCCGTCAAAGCCGCCCTGCCGAAAATGCAGGCCATTTTGCCCGATGATATTCACGTCGTCTTCGAGTTCGATCAATCGCCGTATGTCACGCGATCGATGTGGGGCCTGGCCACCGAAGGAGCGCTGGGGGCGGTGTTTACAGGTTTGATGGTGCTCATTTTCTTGCGCGATTGGCGCAGTGCGCTGATCGTCGTGCTCAACATCCCGCTGGCGCTAGCGGCCGCGGTTGTCGCGCTATGGCTCACGGGGCAGACAATCAACTTAATGACCCTCGGCGGGTTGGCCTTGGCGATCGGGATTCTCGTCGACGAGGCGACGGTGGAGATCGAGAACATCCACATCCAGTTGGAGAATACGCCCAACGTTGCGCGGGCCGTGCGGCTGGGCAACTCCCAAACCGCCATCCCACGATTCTTGGCGATGCTCTGTATTCTGGCGGTCTTCCTGCCGTCGTTTTTCATGCAGGGAGCTGCACGGGCCCTGTTCATACCGCTGTCGTTGGCGGTTGGGTTCTCGATGTTGGCCTCGTATGTGCTTTCCAGCACGTTCGTGCCGGTGCTTTCGATCTGGCTGTTGCGGCACGTCAAACACTCTGACCCGGCGTTTTCCAGAGCGTCTTGGTTGGATCGTCTGCGCGGAGCGTATGGCCGCCTTTGCCATCGCATCTTGCCGCGACGAGTCGTGCTGGTCGCCGGTTATCTGGCGGCCAGCGTCGCGATTATCGTGCTCGTCGGCGGCCGGCTCGGAACGGAGATCTTTCCGCTCGTGGATGCGGGCCAATTCCGTTTGCGGCTGCGTGCAAAAGACGGGACCCATTTTTCGAAGACCGAACAGATCACATTGGAAGTGCTCCAACTCGTCAAAGACAAGGTCGGCGCCGGCAACGTCGATACGACGCTGGGCTACGTGGGAACCATTCCGTCCAGCTATCCGATCAATGCCGTCTATCAATGGTCGCGCGGCCCCGAAGAGGCCATTTTACTGGTGTCGTTGAAGCCGGGCAGCCGCGTCGACATCGAGCGATTGAAAGAGGAGCTGCGCGACGAGTTGGCGAAGAAAATGCCCGACTTGCGATGTTCTTTCGAGCCTGCCGATATCGTCAACGAGGTGATGAGCTTTGGCTCGCCCACGCCGATCGATATCGCCGTGAGCGGTCCCGACTTCGCCGAGAGCCGGAAGTTTTCGCAAAAGATTTACGAGCAGTTGAAGAGCATTCCGGCCCTGCGCGATCTGCAATTCGCCCAATCGCTCGACTATCCCACCGTGCAAGTCAACGTGGATCGCGAAAAAGCGGGAATGAGCGGCGTGACCGAAGGAGATGTTGCCCGTTCGCTGGTCGCGGTCACCTCGTCGTCACGGTTTGTCTTGCCCAATTACTGGCCCGATCCCAAGACGGGTATCGGTTATCAGGTGCAGGTGGAAATTCCGCAGGCGGTGACAAAATCGGAGAAAGACCTGGAGACAATCCCCATCAAAACGATGCTGGACAAGCAACTACTGCTCCGCGACGTCGCCGACGTGCAGCCGGGAACGATGCCGGGGCAGTTCGATCGCTACAATATGAAGCGGCAGGTCGGAATTACGGCGAATATCGTCGGAGCCGACTTGGGAAGCGTTTCTCGCCAGGTCCGCAACGCGATCGCGGCGGCCGGCGAGCCGCCCAAAGGATCGACCGTGGAAATCCGCGGCCAAATCCCTCCCATGCAAGATATGTTTTCCGGCCTGGCGATCGGCCTGGGTTTAGCTGTTGTCGTGGTGTTCCTGTTGCTCTCGGCGAACTTCCAATCGTTCAAGCTAGCGCTCGTCGCGGTGTCGACGGCGCCGGCCGTGATCGCGGGCGTGATCCTGATGCTGCTCGTCACCCGCACGACGCTCAACAGTCAATCGTTTATCGGGGCGATCATGGCGATCGGGGTCGCGATGGCCAACGCCATCTTGCTCGTCACGTTCGCCGAGCATCGCCGCCGCGAGGGGGCATCCGCAACCGACGCCGCAGCCGACGGCGCCGCCAGCCGCCTGCGAGCCATCTTGATGACGAGCTGCGCGATGATCGCCGGAATGATCCCCATGGCGTTGGGACTGGGCGAAGGGGGCGGGCAGACCGCGCCCCTCGGCCGGGCCGTGATTGGCGGCCTCGCGGCGGCAACCGTCGCGACGTTGCTCATTTTGCCGAGTGTGTTTGCCCTCGTGCAGTCGCGAAGTCCGCGGCGCTCGGCTTCCTTGGATCCGGACGATCCGAACAGCGAACACTACAAACCGGCAGCGGAGTAG
- a CDS encoding class I SAM-dependent methyltransferase, producing MPEELVWDSFFDVAGVLERLRFGRPAGPVVEFGCGYGTFTIEAARRCSGILNTFDIEPEMVALTERKAVAAGLANVRAEVRDFIAAGTGLPDATADYCMVFNILHAERPVTLLNEVRRVLEPGGLVGIMHWNHDPSTPRGPSMAIRPKPEDCAEWAVVAGLRSVSELIDLPPYHYGFVFERAG from the coding sequence ATGCCGGAAGAGCTGGTTTGGGACTCGTTCTTCGACGTGGCGGGCGTTTTGGAGCGTCTGCGATTCGGCCGGCCTGCCGGCCCAGTCGTCGAATTCGGCTGCGGCTACGGCACGTTTACGATCGAGGCGGCCCGCCGCTGCTCGGGCATTCTGAATACGTTCGACATTGAGCCGGAAATGGTCGCGCTAACCGAGCGGAAGGCGGTTGCCGCGGGGCTGGCGAACGTCCGGGCCGAAGTGCGGGATTTCATCGCGGCGGGGACTGGATTGCCTGACGCGACGGCCGACTATTGCATGGTGTTCAATATCCTTCACGCGGAGCGGCCAGTAACTCTTCTCAATGAAGTGCGCCGCGTGCTCGAACCAGGCGGCTTGGTTGGGATTATGCATTGGAACCACGATCCCTCGACGCCGCGCGGCCCGAGCATGGCGATCCGCCCCAAGCCGGAGGATTGCGCCGAGTGGGCGGTCGTAGCCGGGCTTAGGTCGGTATCCGAATTGATCGACCTTCCGCCGTATCATTATGGTTTTGTTTTCGAGCGGGCCGGGTAG